Genomic segment of Candidatus Rokuibacteriota bacterium:
GGCCGGATTCAATCCCGCCCCTTACGGATTCGATTCCGCCCCTTAAGGGGAGGGTTGGGCTGGAAACGAATTTCCACCCCTTGAGCGGGGCCGCCCTCCTGAGCCAGGAGCCCGAGCTGCCCATCCGCTGGATCTGGGAGCCGTTTCTCCCTGAGGGGGGCCTCGCCCTCCTCGTGGCCTACATGAAAGTGGGCAAGACCACCTTCGCCTATGCCCTCGCCGTGGCCGTGGCGCAGGGCCGTCCTTTCCTGGGCTTCCCCACCATGCGGGGAGGGGTCCTGCTGCTGGCCCTCGAGGAGCACCCCCGGGAAGTCAGGCGTCGCCTCAGCCGTCTGAACCTCGGCCCCGAGGATCCGCTCTACGTCCATGAGGGCCCGCTGACCTACACTCCGGCCACCTTCGAGGCCCTCCGGGGGTTCATCAGGGAGTACGGCATTCGCCTCGTCATCCTCGACACCCTCTCCATGTTCTGGCCCGTGACCGACGAGAACGCGAACGCCGAAGTGATCCGGAGCATCAAGCCCCTCCTCGCCCTCGCCCGCGACACCGGGGCCTCGGTCGTCCTGATCCACCACGAGCGGAAGGCCGGCGGGGAAGATGGCCGGGGCATCCGGGGCGGCTCCGCCCTGTTTGGCCTGGTGGACCAGGCCCTCCTGCTCGACCGCCGGCAGGGGGGAAAGGACACCCA
This window contains:
- a CDS encoding AAA family ATPase, producing the protein MSGAALLSQEPELPIRWIWEPFLPEGGLALLVAYMKVGKTTFAYALAVAVAQGRPFLGFPTMRGGVLLLALEEHPREVRRRLSRLNLGPEDPLYVHEGPLTYTPATFEALRGFIREYGIRLVILDTLSMFWPVTDENANAEVIRSIKPLLALARDTGASVVLIHHERKAGGEDGRGIRGGSALFGLVDQALLLDRRQGGKDTQRVLRALGRYAETPRELILELVGDEYRKVGTAEELGLEAMKTKVLAALAAAPQEVARLAGQAGLSEKATKKALSALGPGVVREGKGVRGKPRTYRQADPDSIPSQPHP